The Bacillota bacterium genome contains a region encoding:
- the fliD gene encoding flagellar filament capping protein FliD — protein MSVPIFSVSGLATGLDWRKIIDELMAVERRPIQVLEQRRSGLETVKNAWSDLKLALQAVDTKLDPLLLSSTFQARVAVSSSEAVVKGTASSGASLGTYAIGVQTLAQAQVVASAAQSQGALSLAGDIYINGKTISVVTTDGVASIRDKINATAGVGVTASVVDTIVSGVTKSILVLKSNTTGTAGAMTLSEDANQVLTNLGVLVSGSPNVQVAAQDAELTVDGVAITSGSNTVTTAVPGVTLELKGTGSATLEVKADVDSMVGKIKDFVNAYNGALSKLRMYLANEPKSAGPLGGDPTAQGMERQLRQLAYDSVSGLPADMDSLYDIGISTSDKTGALAIDETKLGEALSARAGDVANLFYSSDQAVKSVAERLRDAFRLWVQAGTGVIPTRESGLDDLIEDMADRMEVLEERLKLREQSLVDRFVNLERSMAVLQSQSAWLEQKLAALQPVE, from the coding sequence ATGAGCGTTCCGATCTTCAGTGTGTCGGGGCTGGCGACGGGGCTTGATTGGCGGAAGATCATCGATGAGCTTATGGCCGTCGAGAGACGGCCGATCCAGGTCCTGGAGCAGCGGAGGAGCGGCCTGGAAACGGTTAAGAACGCCTGGAGCGACCTGAAGCTGGCTCTTCAGGCCGTCGATACCAAGCTGGACCCGCTCTTGCTGAGCAGCACCTTCCAGGCGCGGGTGGCGGTGTCATCCAGTGAGGCAGTGGTGAAGGGTACGGCCTCGTCAGGAGCCTCCCTGGGCACCTACGCCATAGGCGTCCAGACGCTCGCGCAGGCTCAGGTGGTGGCTTCGGCGGCGCAATCCCAGGGTGCCCTGAGCTTGGCCGGCGACATCTATATCAACGGCAAGACCATCTCAGTGGTGACGACGGACGGGGTGGCCAGCATCCGGGACAAAATCAACGCCACGGCTGGAGTGGGTGTCACCGCTTCCGTGGTAGACACCATTGTGAGCGGCGTCACCAAGAGTATCCTGGTGCTGAAGAGCAACACCACGGGCACAGCCGGGGCCATGACCCTGTCCGAGGATGCCAACCAGGTCTTGACCAACCTGGGTGTACTGGTCAGCGGCAGCCCCAATGTTCAGGTGGCGGCGCAGGATGCCGAGCTCACAGTGGATGGCGTGGCCATAACCAGCGGGAGCAATACGGTAACCACCGCCGTGCCGGGGGTCACGCTGGAGCTTAAGGGTACCGGCTCAGCCACGCTGGAAGTGAAGGCCGATGTGGACAGCATGGTGGGCAAGATCAAGGACTTCGTGAACGCATACAACGGCGCCCTGTCTAAGCTGCGGATGTACCTCGCGAACGAGCCCAAGAGCGCAGGCCCTTTGGGAGGAGACCCCACCGCCCAGGGGATGGAGCGCCAGTTGCGTCAGCTGGCGTATGACTCGGTTTCCGGATTGCCTGCCGATATGGACAGCCTGTACGACATCGGCATCTCCACCTCGGACAAAACGGGGGCTCTCGCCATCGACGAGACCAAGCTCGGTGAAGCCCTGTCTGCCCGCGCGGGCGACGTGGCGAACCTCTTCTACTCGTCCGATCAAGCAGTGAAGAGCGTGGCGGAGAGACTCCGCGATGCCTTCCGGTTGTGGGTGCAGGCCGGTACCGGGGTTATCCCCACCCGGGAGTCCGGCCTGGACGATCTCATCGAGGACATGGCGGATCGCATGGAGGTCCTCGAGGAGCGTCTCAAGTTGCGGGAGCAAAGCCTGGTAGACCGGTTCGTCAACCTGGAGCGGAGCATGGCCGTGTTGCAGAGCCAGTCGGCCTGGCTGGAGCAGAAGCTGGCCGCCCTGCAGCCGGTGGAGTGA
- the fliS gene encoding flagellar export chaperone FliS gives MSVSTVQEGSRYYRQTQVQTASPAKLVWLMLDGAARFSAQAQKAAQAGDLEEAHRNIVRVQDIVDELDCSLDMRAGEVAQALERVYAFARSRLVEANLRKDPELLGVLRGMFEELRATWERAMRAAPAATV, from the coding sequence GTGAGCGTTTCCACGGTGCAGGAGGGGAGCAGATACTACCGGCAGACGCAGGTGCAGACCGCGAGTCCGGCCAAGCTGGTGTGGCTGATGCTGGACGGGGCGGCCCGCTTCAGCGCCCAGGCCCAGAAAGCAGCGCAGGCGGGAGATCTGGAGGAAGCGCACCGCAATATAGTACGGGTCCAGGACATCGTGGACGAGCTGGACTGCTCGCTCGACATGCGCGCCGGCGAAGTGGCCCAGGCGCTGGAGCGGGTATACGCCTTCGCGCGGAGCCGACTGGTGGAGGCCAACCTGCGCAAAGATCCGGAGTTGCTGGGTGTCCTCCGGGGGATGTTCGAAGAGTTACGGGCCACCTGGGAGCGGGCCATGCGCGCTGCACCTGCTGCGACGGTGTAG